The stretch of DNA GCCTTCGTGAGCTTGGGCTGGGTCAACACCATCCCGGCCGAATGGCAGGCGAGGCAGTTGTTGTTGACCGCCTCGGCCCCGGGCCCGTCGGGGAAGATCCGGTCGGAGGTCGGCATCTCGATCGATTGCGAGGTGAAGCGCATCGGCTCGGGAGCCGGGGCGGCGAGCGCCACCAGGGGAGACAGTATGAGCGCGACGCTGAGGGCTGCAGAGCGGATCGGGGTCATGGCTGTTCTCCTCAAGCGGCCTGGAAGGACACGGTTTCTATACCGTTCTGCATGAAGCCGGCCCCGTTCCAGACCCGGTCCGTGGGCTGCGCGACGCCGTTGGTGTTGGTGCAGCGGACCTTCACCGTGTGGGTGCCGGCGGCCAACGCCGGCAGGCTGCCCTCGAAGCGGCGGAAGCTGTAGGGGCCCTCGTCCGCGCCGAGCTGTGCTGGAAACCACGTCGCGCCGCCGTCGCCGGAGAAGTCGACCGCCTTCACCCCGCAATCGCCGCCGAAAGCGATGCCGCGCAACGCCACCGGCGCGCCGGCCGTCACCTTGGCGCCATCCTGCAGGTTGGTGACGAACGAGCGCGGTACCATCTTGTTGATCGGCACCGTCTTGAAGCCGGTCTGGCCGGGCTTGATGTTGGCGCCCGGCACGTCCGGGATGCGGTAGGCGGTCTTCATCCAGTACTGGTCGTCGGGCTTGTCCAGCACCTCGATCTCCGACAACATCTTGACCCAGTAGGTCGAGTACCAGCCCGGCACCACGAGGCGAAGCGGGAAGCCGTTGAGAAGCGGCAATTGCTCGCCGTTCATCGCGTAGGCGATCATCACCTCACCGTCGTTGGCGTGGTCGAGATCGAGCGACTTCTTGAAGTCCGGCGCGTCGTCCACGACCGGCTCATCGAGGCCGCTGAAGCGCACCTGCACGGCACCGGCCTTCACCCCGGCCTTTTCGAGCACGTCCTTGAGGCGCACCCCGGTCCAGCGGGCGTTTCCCATCGAGCCGTTGGCCCATTGCGCGCCGGGAACCCGCGGCTCGAACAGCCCGCGGGAGTTGCCCGAGCACTGGTTGACCGCGGCGATCTCGAAGCGCGGCAGGCCGGCGATGGCATCGAGGGAGAGCGAGAGCTCCTTCTCGACATGACCGTGGACCTTGAGACGGAAGGTGCCGGCATCAACCTCGGTTGGGATCGAGGCCCAGTGCCAGCGCACGTAGAAGCGGTCGTTGGGGGTGAACACGCCCTCATCGAACACCGCAAACGGCGTCTCCAGCAGCGGCGGATGGGTTCGCTGGAGGATCATCTCGCCCTTGCCGGGAAAGGCCGTCGTGAGATCCCGCACATCCGGGCCGCCGGGTAGCGGCAGCTTCACCGAGCCCGCGGCCCAGGCCGGCATCGCGGCGGCAAGGCTGCCGAGCCCGAGCCCGCCCAACAGGAGGCGGCGGTTCGTCGGTCTTTCCAATCCGTGCATGGTCTCTCCCTTCAAAG from Methylobacterium sp. PvR107 encodes:
- a CDS encoding c-type cytochrome, coding for MTPIRSAALSVALILSPLVALAAPAPEPMRFTSQSIEMPTSDRIFPDGPGAEAVNNNCLACHSAGMVLTQPKLTKAQWTETVNKMVHIYKAPVDQADVQTIVDYLTALKPTP
- a CDS encoding molybdopterin-dependent oxidoreductase gives rise to the protein MHGLERPTNRRLLLGGLGLGSLAAAMPAWAAGSVKLPLPGGPDVRDLTTAFPGKGEMILQRTHPPLLETPFAVFDEGVFTPNDRFYVRWHWASIPTEVDAGTFRLKVHGHVEKELSLSLDAIAGLPRFEIAAVNQCSGNSRGLFEPRVPGAQWANGSMGNARWTGVRLKDVLEKAGVKAGAVQVRFSGLDEPVVDDAPDFKKSLDLDHANDGEVMIAYAMNGEQLPLLNGFPLRLVVPGWYSTYWVKMLSEIEVLDKPDDQYWMKTAYRIPDVPGANIKPGQTGFKTVPINKMVPRSFVTNLQDGAKVTAGAPVALRGIAFGGDCGVKAVDFSGDGGATWFPAQLGADEGPYSFRRFEGSLPALAAGTHTVKVRCTNTNGVAQPTDRVWNGAGFMQNGIETVSFQAA